ACGatgagaaaatgttcatttgtctTGTGAATGGGTTTATGTGACGTGTTCAGAGGACTTCAGGATAATGAAGATGTACAGGTGGAAGATTTTAGGGccaatattgttttttatttgcttaGAATCCAGTTTACTGTTAATGATTTTGGACATTCACCTAATTTTAGCAACTTAATTTTGCAGCTACACTTGATTTGAAGGACTTGTTCACATCTGCTTTGAAACATATTTTTAGATCTGACTTGAGGTATTTGTTTCTTGCCTTCAGTGCACTCGAGGGCTCGCTGAGGAACGGTGACAGCCACCCTCCACACTACTTGAGCCGCCTGAACTGCTCGTCCTGCGGCACGTCGTCCCCGCAGCACTCAGAAATCTGTCCCAACACCTCCAGGTCCCGTCTTGCAGAAGACATGGCAGAGCTGCACTCAGAATACTCAGACTCCAGCTGTGGTGAGTTCATCCCGGATATTAAATGTCAGCGTCAAATGAAAAATTATTACGCATATTTCAGACTAGAGGTTAACTTTTACTCTGATTTttcctgaacagaaaatggTACATTCTTCTGTAATGAATGTGATTCCAAGTTTGCTGAGGACGaagcactgaaacaacacaTGCTTCAAGTGCACAGCGACAAGCCATACAAGTGTGACCGCTGCCAGGCTGCTTTCCGCTACAAGGGCAACCTTGCCAGCCACAAGACCGTCCACACAGGTGTGTCTATTAATTTACCGTCCGACGCGTCTGCCCTCCGTCACCGCTCGATTCTAACGTTTTTGTCTCCGATTTCCTTGTTTCAGGAGAGAAGCCGTATCGCTGTAATATCTGTGGTGCTCAGTTTAACAGACCAGCTAACCTCAAGACTCACACTCGCATCCACTCAGGAGAGAAGCCATACAAATGTGAGACGTGTGGAGCTCGTTTTGTACAGGTAAAACAAATCTCTATCGCGCACTTATATGAAACATTTTCCCTCTCCACTGTGTAGAGGCTACTAGCATGAATACTCAACTCTATGGCTGGATggttattttcagctttttaagtGCTCATTATGAAAGTGAAGAACATCCTGAAGGGTGTTTTGGCTTTTACACAATAGATACAAACACGTGCGCTCTCAGAAAAAGCTTGCAAGTTTCAGTTGGTTCGGCTGTTCTCATAATTCGGATAGTTTGATTCAAGctcattgtctttgttttctgattgtGTTTCAGGTTGCTCATCTGCGTGCCCACGTGTTGATCCACACGGGCGAGAAGCCATATCCATGCGAGATCTGTGGAACGCGCTTCCGTCACCTGCAGACCCTGAAGAGCCACCTGCGCATCCACACGGGAGAAAAGCCCTACCATGTACGTTTGACGTGATGTATTTAATTTCTTAAAGAAGAAATCTTCATCAAATTTAAGCTATTACAAGACGCCATAAAATAACGTCgcgctgttttctttttcagtgtgaGAAATGCAACTTGCACTTCCGCCATAAGAGTCAGCTACGGCTGCATCTTCGACAGAAGCACGGCGCCATCACTAACACGAAGATCCAGTACCGCATGTCGACGGCAGACATGCCCACTGACTTGACAAAGGCATGCTGAACTGGAAGAAGGGAACAGTTTTGAGAGGCAATCTTGACCTTGGCATTTAAAGACCCCAACTTGTACAATCATCCAAAATTGTAGTgccacactgtgttcatttGACAAATAAATTGGCTGTGTATGCCATTGTAAACGGGTTTCCACTACATGTGAACGTAGAGCCACATATGGCATCTTAGTCACTTTATTGTTTCTATatagatataaatatatatatatatatacatatgtatgttgGAAGTGTTTCTAAGCTTTGAAGGTACGTATataaagctttattttgttGAGAAGGATGGAATGTAAACAATCTGttttttgaaaatacagtattttatatCAGAGAACTTACTTTTCTGAAAGTATTGAAAATTTTGATTGACGGGTGGTACATATATTTTAAGATATCGAGATTTGCGGCTGTATAGAGTTGTCTATACATTTTTATGTAGATGTACGTACATGTTGCACCATGTCAAGTTGCCATATTCATGTGacgagggggaaaaaaatgacattgtaATTGGTTTTAGTCGAAAACATATCAgatgactgctgctgtctgatgagGATATGCATGAGGTACTCTTACCGTTGCCAGTTGTCAGCGCACATGAAGTGGGCAACTGCATAAATATTGTGACATATTGTGTAATTATATCTGTGGGATTGCTCTCTGCTGGCAGAGCCAATCTAAGTGTTGAAATGCATTTCAAGGTACTGCTTTGTTATGACCAAGAAAATATTTTGCTTCAAATGTATTTGTATAGATGTgaattttgtttctgttcatttgttttccataaGTGAAGGTTTACAGTTTCGGTCATTGTTCTAGATCCTACAGTAAAGTTGTGTAAGTGTCAaggtttttgtttgtacatACACTGTGTATTCAATGTGCCTTTCTCTATGGTGACTGAATTCTTCTCCATTCAGCCCAGCTGTATTAAGGTACAACTCAAGGACACCACTTGTCCGAGATCcctgtgtgtatgagtgtgtgtgtgtgagtgtgtgagtgtatatatttttaaatgctTGTCACCAACCctaaaacatgcaaattcaTCATTGTAAATCTTCAGGACTTGTTTTGGATTGGACTTTTTTAACTGCATTAAAATTATTGTACAATGTTTAGAtgtatgaatgtaaaataaacgTATTGGATTTCTATGTATTAACAccagattgactttgtcatattaaagTGAGGAATGACGTCTCATACGGACACAGTTTGACCATTTTTCCACAAATTCTGTGAAGTTTGCCACAGTAAAACTAGACGATGTACCGTGTAGATCAAATATAGCCCAACAGATAACACCTGTCTGACAGACATTTTCAACCTTTAACCGTATTTGTGACATTAAATTATCTAAAAGTATCCACAAAATAAAGATTACTGTACTTTGACTGTAAATAGCTGATGTTCTGTAAAATAAATCACATCTGCAGCTTGATTTCCCTTGATGTTGAGGCTAAATCTGAATCCCAGGAGAGAAGTGCATCCGATCAGTCACCTCTCTTTGTTCTCAAAACGtaaatgctgcagcagcaggaataaAAACTATGCTGTGACTGTTCACGCTGTGGGAAAACATGGCTTTTTACAGTTTCTGCTCACACTCTTATGAACTCTGCTAACAACCCACAAAGCGTCTtttaaaagctgctgcagcGCCCGCTAACAAACCATCCACACCTTCAGTCCTTTGGAACATCTGCACAGAAGCAAGTCTGTGTAACTCTGGCTGAATTACAGCCACCGTGGCGGCAAGTGACTATTCAAAATACTTTATTCGTCCCGACAGCTGGAGACAGGAGCGAAGCGAGTGCTCTGGGGACGCGGCTCAGGTGGGAGCAATTAAAGGATAAAAGTTAACGGCAGCTCCGGCAGAAAACTAAGATTAAGCACAACAGTTAAGATTAAAGTATGTTTATGCTGAACGGATTGAAGGGATGAACCAGTGGTTCCGTTGGTCAGATGTATTACATTTCTGCAGAGCATCCAGGAGACAGTTTGCAGCGTTTTTATGATGCACGTCATGTGTTTTTACTATTACTTCAGTATGTAAGTTATCTGAGTATTTGATTTGGACGACTAGCACAGTGAGGCCTTGGGattctcttttttatttcccatacatgcagtcatttacaaaATATCTTCCTCCCACGACCACAGCTCCTGGCAATAAAGCTTATTCACTTTTTCCAATAATTTTAAAGGCCAAAACTCAAATCTTTAACAGGCGaaacactgaagagaaaaactaaaaaaaaaaatccctataaatgacaataacatgatcaaaatataaataaaataccttttttattttgaagtggcATAAGAAAAATCCAAAAGTCATCATATTTAAAGATAAGCAACAGAAAGACTACAACAGATTTTTACCTCGACCGGGTCAAAACTGGATTTGGTTCTATttcttttaaacaaaacaaacgaTTGAATCAAATGAAGCCTCCTACACGGCCTGACAGTTGAGGACCTTTTCCAATAATTACTGCTTTGCAAATTAATTGATCACCAGTCCAAGGAATGCAATTAAATTCTCTGTGAAAGTACAGGAAACACTGCTTAATTACAAGAGCTGCACAAACCGCATCATCTTCACTCAAACTCACTATCCGCCGTCACAGAAATCCCTCCCCAGACTAAACCCCATCCTGCAGGTCAATCACTGCTTCTGCTGCATTGCTTCTTTTCGTGCAGCGTCTTGCAGGAGCTGAGTGTCCACTTCGTCTGCGGGTAGCTGAACATACCGGACCACAGATCCACGGATGAAACAGTTTTTCACAGACAGCTGGAGTaaattaaaacaagacattGGGGACGGGGATTGAAGATAATCATCATTGAAAGTGTTGGAGGCGCTGTAAATCAGCTTGAAGCGATGCAGAATCTCTCCGATCATATTTCATCACCAGATAACTCGAATTTCATGGCACTCAAGTTATTAATGAATACAAGTTTTAGggtgttttgttgacattggcTTTACTTTCCCATTGATTgggttatatatatatatatctttatatatctatatatatctataaCCTTCTGATCTCATTCAAACTCAAAAGGTATTAAAAGTAGTAACCACTTCCTTTGCCACAAACGTGGTTGTTTGATGAGGTGTAACACATGGACATGACCATAAAGCACTGTGGTTACACCAAATAAggacatatttcatgtttttttgttacaCTTTTAGCTATGCATAAATGTATTCCCTTTGTATCCTGTAAAACACTCATTTTGTTTGGATTATATATGATCTACATGAAGGACGGAGACATCTGAGAGTCTGGAAGTTTCACATGGATCCTCACATGCACCTGTGTGGGAATTTGcaacacacgtgtgtgtgcatgtgtgtatgtgtagacTTATTTGGGATTTGAGAAAATCCATTGTCTTTAACCGTGTTTCACCGCTGCGGTCTCTGAGACCCCAAACAGGCAGAATCTGAAGCACTtcaaaagtacatttttaagCCATTTTCTTAAACTCTGGATTTGTCACAAAGTATCAAGATGATAAAACAATGTTAAACTTGTTTTGTGAGTTGTTAAAGAGGGACCAGGGTGTCCATTAGTCTCAGGCAGAGCATTAAGGTCGAGATTGAAGTCGTACATGATGAAATTGAAAGAGAAGGTGTCGGACGGTCAAACCTACCATGTGTGGATATTTCTCTGGATCTGTGACGCTGATGTCTGTGAGCTTAATGTTCAGGtactgaaacacacatgtaGAGAAATGTGACGTCAAAACTGGGCAGTTAGAAACATGTAAAAGCTGAATGGCTTTATATCAACATAAGGAAAATAAGTCATCATTTCCAACCTGGTCAACAGAATGAAGCGTTCCACAGATGCTGCAAAGAGATGGGAGAAACGTTATTAATGGACAAATTTTAACATCCAAAACCAAAGTGGAGGTGAATGAACCACTGTGTCAACATACAGgtggtggacaaaataacaagaacaCTTTAATAGACATTCCAATCCACCACCAGCACTACCACAAATGAAGCTGATAATGTGCAGTTAGAGGCAGCAACGCAGAGGATTTCATTCAAATCTACTGTAATTTTGAAACTCTTACGTTTAATGTAATTGAAAGCTGTTTCCTTTAGTTTGTGCTGAACTTACGTGACAAGAAAGCGTGCTAACGTGTTTTCCTTCCCTCACATAAAACTAATCCAAAGCTAAAGTTTGAGCATGAGTTTTGAGCCTCAGTAGCCTCCATCGTTCATATCACAGCACAGTACTTTAATTAGCATAACAAAATAAAGGCGGCTAAATCGATCAGTATAACAAATTTACCAAACTTAGTCAGAAAATAAACTCACCACAAGTCGTTTTTGAGCTCCACCACCACATCCTTCCCCACCAGCGACTTGAAAAACGAgtagaaaagctgaaaaacagaacgacatgatgctaatgttagcagcatGCTAAATGTCGAGCACGACACGCGCTGCAGATAGCTAGCAAAGATACAAATAACGTGATGCAGTGAGCTGGAGGGCCTTCAACGGCTCACTAAAGCTTCAGAGAAGACGTTTAgtacaaacaaagaaataaattcATACATTCAAACTGATTCTTACCATTATTGCTGTCGCTTTCTTGTGGTTGTGCGTCTGGTTTTGATGACGTTTCACAAGCGTAATATTACTGCGACGGACCAGCGTGCAGTTACAGATCAGCTCCACGTGGGGGAGCCAGACGTGCGCTCAGCGCGTCAGAACAGGTTTAACTGCAGTACCTGAGAGGTTTACTGTTGCTAATTAAATAAATTGTGTGACACATAGTAAATTTcactgtatatattgtttattgcctcgtcattctttttatattttgtttcttgtatattcttttttttttttttttttgcattatttaaCTCATTGTTCAGTCTATAGTATGTCTTTTTCCTTTGCATGTACactgagtgcaatgtttaaactggagtcatATTCCTTGCATGTGCACATATCCCAGTCTTTTTGGTTGACCCTGTAAAATTAGGCAGTGTTTGCTTGCAATCCATCCTCAATAGTTcaagcacaaaataaatgattcattttcattagccTTAAGAGGTAAAATAATCCAGTGACCCACAACCAGCCTAGTGTACAAGTGAACAAAATGTTGTGTGGCAAATGCAAAcgtcttcttttgtctttttctttttccttggATTGTCCCTTGTTCTGTCTGGACTACCAACAATAAGGGGAAGAAGACACATGGCAATAATTTCAGTCAAcctaaaggaaaaaaaatgtgtaaatccAAGAAATGTTACGTAAAAACAAAGTGTCGCTGAGCTTTTTCACATCTGATCCGACAAAATAATATGTAGGAGTTGATATTTTTCCAATGTCGTCACACAGAATGTCCACTAAGACTCAAATATGTTAACTAgcactgaaaacatgattttcacTCTACATGCAGTTCTTTCAGGTAACAGCAGATGGAAGCAAATGACTGAATGTTGAATGAATGGCGATGAATGACCTGGATAAGATTGGTCTCTACTGCAGACTTAAAGCGGTATTTATTTACAGTTTCACAGACAATCTAAAATGACAAAGTCAAATCAAGCTGatatttgaatttatttgaGCATTTATTGTACATCCTCAAGGCAAACACACCAGTTTTTGTGCAAGATAATACTGTGTGGTAAACATTCGTTAGCTACTGTATAGTGTAAAACTCTACATGAAATGTAACAGAATTATTGATTAGCGGAGTTTAATTCCAAACCTACGTTTTAATGCGAGCTTAGCGGAAATGAAGTCTGACGACCTGTCTTTACTGTTTATATCACTTCAAAggaaacttttatttttttggaaaatatgctttttttgctttcttgctgagaattgaatgaaatatgaagccaggaaacagttagcctagcttagcattaagactaaacacagaaacagctagcctggctctggcCGAAGGTGTTAAATATGGTAAGTCATTAGCTTTACAGGTGCTGGTCGCTggatttttgtttcctttggacagagctaggcgagctgtttcctctttttccagtctttatgctaaggtAGCAACACTGGCTGTAGCGTCATAtagagcagacagacatgagagcgcTATCGGTCTTCTCATCTAACGTAATGGATGTGGCATCCAGTGACTGGCTGAAGCCCTTTCTCTGTGAGTCTCCAaaaatgcagagcagcagagagctgtaCAGTCAGAGCTGACCAGCCTGGTCTCACTTCACCGCACGGCCCATCTTGGGAACTTCAGGGTGCactaaagacaaacaaagagttTGCATCATCATACTCAATCTTCATTAAATTGTAATGAATCTTTCCGTAAGAGAAACAGGGTCTTCCTTACGGTCTTGGCTGTGGCTGACCAGGTCTTGCTGGCAGTCTGTGTTTGATGGGGAGTTCGGAGTTGTCTCTGGGTTTTGAGGTCTGGAGCTCAGGTATGCCCGGCCGGCACTTAGAGGGTAAAGGGGGCCGGTTGTGTGCCATCCCTCCTTCGGAGCGTGAGGGCACCACTGGTTTTTTGAGCGTTGGGGGGATGGGCACTGGTGGCTGAGGTTTGGTCTCAGAGCAGGTGAAGGACCGGTTGCGTGGGGTTGGAACCGGTGGGCGATCAGGGTCTCCGTCTGCTGCTCTGGAGGCTGTATAGGTGGGATCTGAAGGTGTGAGGTGGTCCCTCTGCTGATGGTCTTGGTCTTTGGCCCGAGCATGTGGTTTTCCCATTGAACCGTATAACGGATTGTCAAACATCTCTCCCTTGTCACCCTCACCCCTAGGGAACAACAGATCAGTCAGTAAagtttctgtttcactttctcACGAATTGTCATTATTCGGTCATATTTAGAGGTTTTGATCTTAAGATTAAACGATGAGTTTCAGTGAAACATGTTGCACCAGAAACAGACACTTACGCAGGACCACGTGTACCCACATCATAAC
The Chaetodon auriga isolate fChaAug3 chromosome 3, fChaAug3.hap1, whole genome shotgun sequence DNA segment above includes these coding regions:
- the smx5 gene encoding smx5, translating into MLFYSFFKSLVGKDVVVELKNDLCICGTLHSVDQYLNIKLTDISVTDPEKYPHMLSVKNCFIRGSVVRYVQLPADEVDTQLLQDAARKEAMQQKQ